One genomic window of Hymenobacter sp. J193 includes the following:
- a CDS encoding (2Fe-2S)-binding protein, whose translation MNTEPDLPANHDEARRNFLKQSSLLTALALVPGPVVEAAAQNLDERVASAFEKVPLKLEINGKKYKLDVEPRTTLLDLLREQLHLTGTKKGCDYGQCGACTVHMDGQRVNSCLSFAVMHDGKKITTIEGLADGDKLHPMQAAFVKHDGFQCGYCTPGQIMSAVACVREGHADSEAEIREYMSGNICRCGAYTNIVAAIQEVKNGGQKV comes from the coding sequence ATGAATACTGAACCCGACCTGCCGGCCAATCACGACGAGGCGCGCCGCAACTTCCTGAAGCAGTCGTCGCTGCTTACGGCTCTGGCATTGGTGCCGGGCCCCGTGGTTGAAGCCGCAGCCCAAAACCTCGATGAGCGAGTGGCCTCCGCCTTTGAGAAAGTCCCGCTCAAGCTTGAAATCAACGGCAAGAAGTATAAGTTGGATGTGGAGCCCCGCACCACGCTGCTCGACCTACTGCGTGAGCAGCTTCATCTCACTGGCACCAAAAAAGGCTGCGACTATGGCCAGTGCGGCGCCTGCACCGTGCATATGGATGGCCAGCGCGTGAACTCCTGCCTGAGCTTTGCGGTGATGCACGACGGCAAGAAAATCACCACTATTGAAGGGCTGGCTGACGGCGACAAGCTGCACCCTATGCAAGCTGCGTTTGTAAAGCACGACGGCTTCCAGTGCGGCTACTGTACCCCCGGACAGATAATGAGCGCCGTGGCCTGCGTGCGCGAAGGCCACGCCGATTCGGAGGCTGAAATCCGGGAGTATATGAGCGGCAATATCTGTCGCTGCGGGGCCTACACCAACATTGTGGCGGCCATTCAGGAAGTGAAAAACGGCGGGCAAAAAGTATGA
- a CDS encoding TonB-dependent receptor has translation MSFRFPGIPGAGRWGVGLLLLLSSATASRAQAPAECTLALSGRVADHESRADLPGATVVVLETQQAAQADAAGNFHFHLCPGLYHLQVSFIGYQPETAELRVERAVVRNFQLHPDAVLLRGATVQGTRVAVPGPQPTATLSGQALQQTRGQALGEALQKISGVTAIQTGPGVFKPMIHGLHSNRLTILNNGVRQEGQQWGQEHGPEIDPFIASRLTVVKGAASVRYGSDAIGGVVLVEPRPLRDSVGTGAELNLVAMSNNGLGAASGSVEGNLRQLPAFSWRLQGTAKRAGTMRAPGYYLKNSGFQEYNFSAAVGWRKASYGLDAFYSQYNTQIGILPAAHVGNPTDLVLAIARARPLETSGFSYAIDRAYQQVRHDVVRLTGFVQTGTAGRLTGTLAQQTDFREEYDKYRPRNDNLASLNKPALSYTNRTSTAELLWEHRRWHNLTGSLGLTGTYQLNRYAAGSRQFIPFYTNTSAGAFWLERWQRGKWLLEAGLRLDRRSLQVKRGDRDSTGAFFVARSRFQYTTPAASLGATLDPTAHLTLNLATGLTRRAPAANERFSDGVHNAQYELGYDLVPGNGALQPETALNVSLTATWHDNPRLNGEITVYQTRITDFIYQVPILPPVITIRGALISWQYQQTDATFRGIDVAGTYQLAPRWLLGAKGSVVRARDTRQNQWQVFMPADRAEASLRYSFVERPAARYRQSYVQLGGSAVARQTRVPDNYAERDYKAPPAGYALLGLEAGTTIGWGRLPLTVSLAGTNLLNQRYRDYLNRYRYFADEMGRNVTLRVQVPLAFGR, from the coding sequence ATGTCTTTCCGATTTCCGGGCATTCCGGGAGCGGGACGGTGGGGCGTTGGGCTGCTACTCCTTCTGAGCAGCGCCACCGCCAGCCGGGCCCAGGCTCCTGCCGAATGCACGCTGGCGCTGAGCGGGCGCGTGGCCGACCATGAGTCGCGGGCCGACCTGCCGGGTGCGACCGTGGTAGTGCTGGAAACCCAGCAGGCTGCCCAGGCCGATGCGGCTGGTAACTTTCACTTTCACCTTTGCCCGGGCCTCTATCATCTGCAGGTCAGCTTTATTGGCTACCAGCCCGAAACCGCCGAACTGCGGGTGGAGCGGGCCGTAGTCCGCAACTTTCAGCTGCACCCCGACGCCGTGCTGCTGCGCGGGGCTACGGTGCAGGGCACGCGTGTGGCGGTGCCCGGCCCGCAACCCACGGCCACCCTGAGCGGGCAGGCGCTGCAGCAGACGCGGGGCCAGGCCCTGGGAGAGGCGCTGCAGAAGATAAGCGGCGTTACGGCTATCCAGACTGGTCCCGGCGTCTTCAAACCTATGATTCATGGGCTGCACTCCAACCGCCTCACTATTCTCAACAATGGGGTGCGGCAGGAAGGCCAGCAGTGGGGGCAGGAGCATGGCCCGGAAATAGACCCGTTTATAGCTTCCCGGCTGACGGTAGTAAAGGGAGCGGCCAGCGTCCGCTACGGCTCCGATGCCATTGGCGGAGTGGTGCTGGTAGAACCCCGGCCGCTGCGGGATTCGGTGGGCACCGGGGCTGAGCTGAACCTGGTGGCCATGAGCAACAACGGGCTGGGCGCGGCTTCCGGGAGCGTAGAAGGCAACCTGCGGCAGCTGCCGGCCTTCAGCTGGCGGCTGCAGGGTACCGCCAAGCGGGCCGGTACGATGCGGGCGCCGGGCTACTACCTCAAGAACTCCGGCTTTCAGGAATACAACTTCTCGGCCGCAGTGGGCTGGCGCAAGGCAAGCTACGGGCTGGATGCTTTCTACAGCCAGTACAACACCCAGATTGGTATTTTGCCCGCCGCGCACGTGGGCAACCCCACCGACCTGGTGCTGGCTATTGCCCGCGCCCGGCCGCTGGAAACGTCGGGCTTCAGCTACGCTATTGACCGGGCCTACCAGCAGGTGCGCCACGATGTAGTCCGGCTTACAGGCTTCGTACAAACCGGCACCGCCGGGCGCCTGACCGGCACCCTGGCTCAGCAAACCGACTTTCGGGAGGAGTACGACAAGTACCGCCCGCGCAACGATAACCTGGCCAGCTTAAACAAGCCCGCGCTGAGCTACACCAACCGCACCAGCACGGCCGAGCTGCTCTGGGAGCACCGCCGCTGGCACAACCTCACAGGTAGCCTGGGCCTGACTGGTACGTACCAGCTTAACCGCTACGCGGCGGGCAGCCGGCAGTTTATTCCCTTTTACACCAATACCAGCGCGGGTGCTTTCTGGCTGGAAAGATGGCAGCGCGGCAAGTGGCTGCTCGAAGCCGGCCTCCGCCTGGACCGCCGCAGCTTACAGGTAAAGCGCGGTGACCGGGATAGTACGGGGGCGTTCTTCGTGGCGCGCAGTCGGTTTCAGTACACTACCCCGGCCGCTTCCCTGGGCGCTACCCTCGACCCTACGGCGCACCTGACGCTGAACCTGGCTACGGGCCTCACGCGCCGGGCCCCCGCCGCCAACGAACGTTTCAGCGACGGGGTGCACAACGCCCAGTACGAGCTGGGCTACGACCTGGTGCCGGGCAACGGCGCGCTGCAGCCGGAAACCGCCCTTAATGTCAGCCTGACGGCTACCTGGCACGACAACCCACGCCTGAACGGCGAAATCACGGTGTACCAGACGCGCATCACGGATTTCATATACCAGGTGCCGATTCTGCCGCCGGTCATCACCATTCGGGGGGCACTCATCAGCTGGCAGTACCAGCAAACGGATGCCACCTTTCGGGGAATAGACGTAGCGGGAACCTACCAGCTGGCGCCGCGCTGGCTGCTGGGCGCGAAGGGCTCCGTGGTGCGGGCCCGCGACACGCGCCAAAACCAGTGGCAGGTGTTTATGCCCGCCGACCGGGCCGAGGCTTCCCTGCGCTACAGCTTCGTGGAACGCCCCGCTGCCCGGTACCGCCAGAGCTACGTGCAGCTGGGCGGCTCCGCCGTGGCCCGCCAAACCCGCGTGCCCGACAACTATGCCGAGCGGGACTACAAAGCCCCGCCGGCCGGCTACGCCCTGCTGGGGCTGGAGGCGGGCACGACCATCGGCTGGGGCCGCCTGCCGCTGACGGTGAGCTTGGCGGGCACCAACCTGCTCAACCAGCGCTACCGCGACTACCTCAACCGCTACCGCTACTTCGCCGATGAAATGGGCCGCAACGTGACGCTACGCGTGCAGGTGCCGCTGGCGTTTGGCCGGTAG
- a CDS encoding NTP transferase domain-containing protein, with protein sequence MPPIVLLAAGASSRLGRPKQLLPYQGKTLLRRAAETAVSAAAGDLVVVVTGAVHEELLPELAGLPVHVEHCPTWAAGMGASLKFGLQALSRLQPQVPGFTVMLCDQPHVTPGLLWELVEAHARTDRAVAAAEYGRVRGVPAYFAAACHGHLRRLSDHAGAGQLMREHPELVVGVPFPEGAIDVDTEEQYAALLAQG encoded by the coding sequence ATGCCACCCATCGTTCTTCTCGCTGCCGGTGCCTCGTCGCGCCTGGGCCGGCCCAAGCAGCTGTTGCCGTACCAAGGCAAAACCTTGCTGCGCCGGGCTGCCGAAACGGCCGTGTCCGCCGCGGCCGGCGACCTGGTAGTGGTGGTGACGGGTGCCGTACACGAGGAGCTGCTGCCGGAGCTGGCGGGCCTGCCCGTGCACGTAGAGCACTGCCCCACGTGGGCGGCCGGCATGGGAGCTTCGCTTAAGTTTGGGCTGCAGGCTCTTAGTCGATTGCAGCCGCAGGTGCCCGGCTTCACGGTAATGCTCTGCGACCAGCCCCACGTGACGCCGGGCCTGCTCTGGGAGCTGGTAGAGGCCCACGCCCGCACCGACCGCGCCGTGGCCGCCGCCGAGTATGGCCGGGTGCGGGGCGTACCCGCCTATTTTGCCGCTGCCTGCCACGGGCACCTGCGCAGGCTCTCGGACCACGCCGGCGCCGGGCAGCTTATGCGTGAGCACCCTGAGCTGGTAGTAGGGGTGCCGTTTCCCGAGGGCGCTATCGACGTGGATACCGAGGAACAATATGCCGCCCTGCTGGCACAAGGCTAG
- a CDS encoding S8 family serine peptidase yields the protein MHPSFFTPRSLSVLGLSLGLLASCSKEDIQLKDAAPQSAVLSNAAAAADAGSVVRRGNQYIIISSTDALPADLAAQTQAANGTLTDQLPGTGLALATSTDPNFAAKAGRISGVRSVIHDFSFQGFNPASDRNLEAVAEAENTNPASAGDNERFFPLQWGHTAIQAPAAWNAGARGAGALVAVLDGGFDLTHPDLQPNIVGSRSFVPGEPAQFGLTSFSHGSHTAGTIAAADNGLGVIGVAPDAKLLLVKVLRDAGSGSFSWMIQGIYYAVEQKADVINMSLGAAIPRNSKFRDDNGTPDDTSDDKWVNETKEIQELLVAISKATTYATQHGATVIASSGNDANNGQRDQDLVHIPSGATNVISISATAPTGWALNPFGTNLDGVASYTNYGISDVTFAAPGGDAMYPGLDISTVAGVRQYTYAFDMVFSCTSLGRYTWSAGTSMAGPHAAGVAALIVGKNGGQMDPSQVRATMRASADDLGKPGRDAYYGYGRVNALRAVTQAQ from the coding sequence ATGCACCCCTCCTTTTTTACTCCCCGTTCTCTTTCTGTGCTGGGCCTGAGCCTGGGTTTGCTGGCCAGCTGCAGCAAGGAAGACATCCAATTGAAAGATGCGGCCCCGCAGTCAGCAGTTCTGAGCAACGCCGCCGCTGCCGCTGATGCAGGCTCGGTAGTACGTCGGGGCAACCAGTACATCATCATTTCCAGTACGGATGCCCTACCTGCCGACCTGGCTGCCCAGACGCAGGCGGCCAACGGTACCCTTACCGATCAGCTGCCCGGCACCGGCCTTGCCCTGGCTACTTCCACCGACCCCAACTTTGCCGCCAAAGCCGGCCGCATCAGCGGGGTGCGCTCCGTTATTCACGATTTCAGCTTTCAGGGCTTCAACCCCGCTTCCGACCGTAATCTGGAAGCCGTAGCTGAAGCTGAAAACACCAACCCCGCTAGCGCGGGCGACAACGAGCGGTTCTTCCCGCTGCAGTGGGGCCATACTGCCATTCAGGCCCCCGCCGCCTGGAATGCCGGGGCCCGCGGAGCCGGCGCTCTGGTAGCCGTACTCGACGGTGGCTTTGACCTTACCCACCCCGACCTGCAGCCCAACATCGTGGGCAGCCGCTCCTTTGTTCCCGGCGAGCCGGCTCAGTTTGGCCTCACTTCCTTTAGCCACGGCTCGCACACGGCCGGTACCATTGCCGCCGCCGATAATGGCCTCGGGGTTATCGGGGTAGCTCCCGATGCCAAGCTGCTGCTGGTGAAAGTGCTGCGTGATGCAGGCAGCGGGTCGTTTTCCTGGATGATTCAGGGCATCTACTACGCCGTGGAGCAAAAGGCTGATGTGATTAACATGAGCCTGGGCGCCGCCATTCCGCGCAACAGCAAGTTCCGCGACGACAACGGTACGCCCGACGATACTTCGGACGACAAATGGGTAAACGAAACCAAGGAAATCCAGGAGCTGCTGGTCGCCATTAGCAAGGCTACTACCTACGCCACTCAGCACGGCGCTACCGTTATTGCTTCTTCCGGCAACGACGCCAACAATGGCCAGCGCGACCAGGATCTGGTGCACATCCCTTCGGGCGCTACCAACGTTATTTCCATTTCAGCTACTGCGCCTACCGGTTGGGCCCTGAACCCCTTCGGTACCAACCTTGACGGGGTAGCATCTTATACCAACTACGGCATCTCGGATGTGACCTTTGCCGCTCCCGGCGGCGACGCCATGTACCCTGGCCTGGATATCAGCACGGTGGCTGGCGTCCGGCAGTACACTTATGCCTTCGACATGGTGTTCAGCTGCACCAGTTTGGGGCGCTATACGTGGTCGGCGGGCACCAGCATGGCAGGCCCCCACGCCGCCGGCGTGGCCGCGCTTATCGTAGGAAAAAATGGCGGGCAGATGGATCCGTCTCAGGTGCGCGCCACCATGCGTGCCTCAGCCGATGACCTCGGCAAGCCCGGCCGCGACGCGTATTACGGCTATGGCCGCGTAAACGCCCTCCGTGCCGTGACGCAGGCACAATAA
- a CDS encoding PA2169 family four-helix-bundle protein produces the protein MAQHTSPTTSQPDNGLLDQAQNWFRQGSLGQTLGQVPSSLKNAGTKGVASFNKLSTTQKVVGGALLALGVGYLATRKSSSGPKKAGPATTLQELLLFVNDRIAGYERAVAESQDAELRGYYKQLVSQSQQFATDLNSHLARVGGQREDETTLKGKVYRAWMDAKAAVTGNDEKAILGSNVYGEEWALKAYEDALRDQTLNGPVRQAIQRQYFLSQKTYKHLKSLEKKQQ, from the coding sequence ATGGCACAGCATACTTCCCCCACTACCTCCCAGCCCGACAACGGCCTGCTTGATCAGGCGCAGAATTGGTTTCGTCAGGGCAGCCTGGGCCAAACGCTTGGTCAGGTGCCCTCTTCCCTGAAAAACGCCGGCACTAAAGGCGTAGCCAGTTTCAACAAGCTTAGTACCACTCAAAAAGTAGTGGGTGGCGCCCTGCTGGCCCTCGGCGTAGGCTATCTGGCTACCCGCAAATCAAGCAGCGGACCTAAAAAAGCCGGCCCGGCCACCACGCTGCAGGAGCTGTTGCTCTTCGTGAACGACCGGATTGCGGGCTACGAGCGGGCCGTGGCCGAAAGCCAGGACGCCGAGCTGCGCGGCTACTACAAGCAGCTGGTAAGCCAAAGCCAGCAGTTTGCCACCGACCTGAACTCGCACCTGGCCCGCGTAGGCGGTCAGCGCGAAGACGAAACTACGCTTAAAGGCAAGGTGTACCGCGCCTGGATGGATGCCAAGGCCGCCGTCACCGGCAACGACGAAAAAGCCATTCTGGGCTCCAACGTGTACGGCGAAGAGTGGGCGCTGAAAGCCTACGAAGATGCTCTGCGCGACCAGACGCTCAATGGTCCCGTCCGGCAGGCTATCCAGCGCCAGTACTTCCTGTCGCAGAAAACGTACAAGCACCTGAAGAGTCTGGAGAAAAAGCAGCAATAG
- a CDS encoding XdhC family protein, whose product MNELQRLLLAYDVHRAAGRACALASVVDVAGSAYRRPGARMLVTDEGQLTGAISGGCLEGDARQRARRVIQQGRPTVVTYDSTDPDDDLQFGAALGCQGIVQILLEPLNFQDPDNPVEQLRRWSAGLQEPALAATVYSTPGPGSDVAVGQRLLLRPDGTTQGTLPPQTSLYPPLLADARAALAAGQPATHHYNTAAGPVRVSLEILRPPVRLTVYGAGNDVQPLVRLAAGLGWQVQVVDGRPAQAQAARFPEAAAVRVLPLAQVGEEPHDGSFALLMTHNYYYDLAVLRHLLPAASARYIGLLGPRKKYERLLEDLRKDVPDAAGQLQGRIHSPIGLNLGAETPEEIALSIVAEIQAVLTGRPAGFLRDSPHPIHPPLRAAAPLVPEGRVEAVCRL is encoded by the coding sequence ATGAACGAACTTCAACGCCTGCTCCTTGCCTACGATGTGCACCGCGCGGCAGGGCGTGCCTGTGCGCTGGCCTCGGTGGTGGATGTAGCTGGCTCGGCCTACCGCCGCCCCGGTGCCCGCATGCTCGTCACCGACGAAGGCCAGCTGACGGGCGCCATCAGCGGGGGCTGCCTGGAGGGCGACGCCCGCCAGCGCGCCCGACGCGTGATTCAGCAGGGCCGACCCACGGTGGTAACCTATGATTCGACTGACCCCGACGACGACCTGCAGTTTGGGGCCGCGCTGGGCTGCCAGGGCATCGTGCAGATTCTGCTGGAGCCGCTCAACTTTCAGGACCCCGACAACCCCGTGGAGCAGCTGCGCCGCTGGTCTGCCGGGCTGCAAGAGCCAGCCCTGGCGGCTACCGTGTACAGCACCCCCGGCCCGGGCTCCGATGTAGCTGTGGGCCAGCGTCTGCTGCTGCGGCCCGATGGAACTACCCAGGGCACCTTGCCTCCGCAGACCAGCCTGTACCCGCCGCTGCTGGCTGATGCCCGCGCTGCCCTGGCTGCCGGGCAGCCCGCCACGCATCATTATAACACGGCGGCCGGACCGGTGCGCGTTAGCCTGGAAATCCTGCGGCCCCCGGTGCGCCTCACGGTGTACGGGGCCGGCAACGACGTGCAGCCCCTGGTGCGGCTGGCGGCCGGGCTGGGCTGGCAGGTGCAGGTAGTGGATGGGCGCCCGGCCCAGGCGCAGGCGGCCCGCTTCCCGGAGGCCGCCGCGGTGCGGGTGCTGCCCCTGGCTCAGGTAGGAGAGGAGCCCCACGACGGCAGCTTTGCCTTGCTCATGACCCACAACTACTACTATGATCTGGCCGTGCTGCGCCACCTGTTGCCCGCCGCTTCGGCCCGCTACATCGGGCTGCTGGGGCCGCGCAAGAAGTATGAGCGGCTGCTGGAAGACCTGCGGAAGGATGTGCCCGACGCAGCCGGGCAGCTGCAGGGTCGCATCCACAGCCCCATTGGCCTGAACCTGGGTGCCGAAACGCCCGAGGAAATTGCCCTGTCCATTGTGGCCGAAATTCAGGCGGTGCTCACGGGCCGGCCGGCTGGCTTCCTGCGCGACTCTCCGCACCCCATTCATCCACCGCTGCGGGCCGCTGCGCCGCTGGTGCCCGAGGGCCGGGTAGAGGCCGTGTGCCGTCTCTGA
- a CDS encoding xanthine dehydrogenase family protein subunit M, producing the protein MNQFQYIRPSKQQAAIEAVAKDANARFIAGGTNLVDLMKRGVMAPQKLVDINRLPLIKIEHENGGLRIGALALNSAVADDRQVRERQPLLAQAINAGASAQLRNMATTGGNMLQRTRCPYFYDTALPCNKREPGSGCGALEGINRMHAIFGFSDKCIAVHPSDMSVALVALDATVLVSGPKGDRRLPFADLHRLPGDTPEKDTTLEPGELITAVEVPDGPFTKHVSYYKVRERASYAFALVSAAVALDLDGNTIKAARLAFGGVAHKPWRLQTAEQFLVGKPATEETFRQAAAVAMQGAKAFKHNEYKLKLAPNTLIQALRNAAAA; encoded by the coding sequence ATGAACCAGTTCCAATACATCCGCCCTAGCAAGCAGCAGGCCGCCATTGAGGCCGTGGCCAAGGATGCCAACGCCCGGTTTATTGCCGGCGGCACCAACCTGGTTGATCTGATGAAGCGTGGCGTAATGGCCCCGCAAAAGCTGGTTGACATCAACCGCCTGCCCCTGATCAAGATCGAGCACGAAAACGGTGGCCTGCGCATCGGTGCCCTGGCCCTGAACTCGGCCGTGGCCGACGACCGGCAGGTGCGCGAGCGGCAGCCGCTGCTGGCGCAGGCCATCAATGCCGGGGCTTCGGCTCAGCTGCGAAACATGGCTACCACCGGCGGCAACATGCTCCAGCGCACCCGCTGCCCCTACTTCTACGACACGGCCCTGCCCTGCAACAAGCGCGAGCCCGGCTCCGGCTGCGGTGCCCTGGAAGGCATCAACCGCATGCACGCCATCTTTGGCTTTTCCGACAAGTGTATCGCGGTGCACCCCTCCGATATGAGCGTGGCCCTGGTAGCCCTGGATGCCACCGTGCTCGTGAGTGGCCCTAAAGGCGACCGGCGCCTACCTTTCGCAGACCTGCACCGCTTGCCCGGCGACACGCCCGAAAAGGACACGACCCTGGAACCAGGCGAGCTAATCACCGCCGTGGAAGTGCCCGACGGGCCTTTCACCAAGCATGTGAGCTACTACAAGGTACGCGAGCGGGCCAGCTACGCCTTCGCGCTGGTGTCGGCGGCGGTGGCGCTGGATCTGGATGGCAACACCATCAAAGCAGCGCGGCTGGCCTTTGGTGGCGTAGCACACAAGCCCTGGCGCTTGCAGACGGCGGAGCAGTTTTTGGTGGGCAAACCGGCCACGGAAGAAACCTTCCGGCAGGCTGCGGCGGTGGCCATGCAGGGGGCCAAGGCCTTCAAGCACAACGAATACAAGCTGAAGCTGGCCCCGAATACGCTGATTCAGGCCCTGAGAAACGCGGCTGCTGCCTGA
- a CDS encoding xanthine dehydrogenase family protein molybdopterin-binding subunit: MKPQDKHIGGTLNRVDGHLKVTGAATYSAEYELPGMSYAVLVGSTIAKGRIKSIDARAAEKAPGVLAVITHFNSPKVPGFTPTGKDPSQPQTVGGRLKVFNDEKVRFNDQPIAVVVADTLERARFAARLVKAEYAAEKHETDMAAGAKQAFVPTQAKKNPKSPVADYVRGTADAYKTGTRRLEAEYIIPTEVHHPMELQSIIAHWEAPDRLTLYDKTQGTLATRRDFAKEWNLPEENVKVIATFVGGAFGNALHSWPHESAAIIAAKKVNRPVKLVLTREQMTTMVGYRPHTWQKIGMSASADGKITAITHEATGQTSSYEEFTESTVQQTRMMYESPNVNTRYRLAALDVSTPIWMRGPGEATGAFALESAMDEMAHLLNLDPLEFRLRNYTDKDPENGKPWSSKFLKECYQMGAERIGWNKRQLKPGSLRDGEWLVGYGMGVGTFGAHRGSSKANVRLLPNGTVVLQSAVTDIGPGTGTAMTQIAADALGLSPDKIRFEWGNSQFASAPTQGGSAIVNTVGPAVQEACMALKEKLRTMAGASNAAFASARKEDVVFADTYLTLNGNPGARTSYADLLKQVDGGFVTVESKPNGENSQKYSMYSFSVHFAEVRVNPLTGEVRVSKLVSCADAGTIVNQKTAGNQMKGGAVGGIGMALMEAAVMDDRFGRYVTKDLADYHVPVQADSPAVDVLFVNQPDPHVNALGTKGIGEIAIIGVAPAIANAVFNATGKRIRELPITPDKLI, encoded by the coding sequence ATGAAACCACAAGACAAGCATATTGGCGGCACGCTGAACCGGGTGGACGGCCACCTGAAAGTAACGGGTGCGGCTACCTACTCGGCTGAGTACGAGCTGCCAGGTATGAGCTATGCCGTGCTGGTGGGCAGCACCATCGCCAAGGGCCGCATCAAAAGCATCGATGCCCGGGCGGCGGAAAAGGCTCCCGGCGTGCTGGCCGTCATCACCCACTTCAACTCGCCCAAGGTGCCGGGCTTCACGCCCACGGGCAAAGACCCCTCGCAGCCGCAAACCGTGGGTGGTCGGCTGAAGGTGTTTAACGACGAAAAGGTGCGCTTCAACGACCAGCCCATTGCCGTGGTGGTGGCCGATACGCTGGAGCGCGCCCGCTTCGCAGCAAGGCTGGTGAAGGCGGAGTACGCAGCGGAAAAGCACGAAACCGACATGGCCGCAGGCGCGAAGCAGGCCTTTGTGCCCACCCAGGCCAAGAAAAACCCCAAATCCCCGGTGGCTGACTACGTGCGCGGCACCGCCGATGCCTATAAAACCGGCACTCGTCGGCTTGAAGCCGAGTACATCATCCCGACCGAAGTGCACCACCCGATGGAGCTGCAGTCCATAATAGCTCATTGGGAGGCGCCTGACCGCCTGACGCTCTACGACAAGACCCAGGGCACCCTGGCTACCCGCCGCGACTTTGCTAAGGAATGGAATTTGCCCGAAGAAAACGTGAAGGTTATTGCCACGTTTGTGGGCGGAGCATTCGGCAACGCCCTGCACAGCTGGCCGCACGAGTCGGCTGCTATTATTGCGGCTAAAAAAGTAAACCGGCCCGTGAAGCTGGTGCTTACCCGCGAGCAGATGACCACCATGGTGGGCTACCGGCCACACACCTGGCAGAAAATCGGGATGAGTGCCTCGGCCGACGGCAAAATCACGGCCATCACCCACGAAGCTACAGGCCAAACCTCCAGCTACGAGGAATTTACGGAGTCGACGGTACAGCAGACGCGCATGATGTACGAGTCGCCCAACGTGAACACGCGCTACCGCCTGGCAGCCCTCGACGTGAGCACGCCCATCTGGATGCGCGGTCCGGGCGAGGCTACCGGCGCCTTCGCCCTGGAGTCGGCCATGGACGAAATGGCTCATTTGCTGAACCTCGACCCGTTGGAATTCCGCTTGCGCAACTATACCGACAAGGACCCCGAAAATGGCAAGCCCTGGTCGAGCAAGTTTCTGAAGGAATGCTACCAGATGGGGGCCGAGCGCATCGGCTGGAACAAGCGCCAGCTGAAGCCCGGCAGCCTGCGCGACGGCGAGTGGCTGGTGGGCTATGGGATGGGCGTGGGTACGTTTGGGGCGCACCGGGGCTCATCGAAAGCTAATGTGCGGCTGTTGCCCAACGGCACCGTGGTGCTGCAAAGCGCTGTGACGGACATCGGCCCCGGCACCGGCACGGCCATGACCCAGATTGCGGCCGACGCATTGGGTTTGTCGCCCGATAAAATCCGGTTTGAGTGGGGAAACTCGCAGTTTGCGTCGGCACCCACGCAGGGCGGCTCAGCCATCGTAAACACCGTAGGTCCCGCCGTGCAGGAGGCTTGCATGGCCTTAAAAGAGAAGCTCCGCACGATGGCAGGCGCCAGCAACGCCGCCTTTGCCTCAGCCAGGAAAGAAGATGTTGTTTTCGCCGATACTTACCTGACGCTGAACGGGAACCCCGGTGCCCGCACCAGCTACGCTGACTTGCTCAAGCAGGTGGATGGCGGATTTGTCACGGTGGAGTCGAAGCCCAACGGGGAAAACAGCCAGAAGTATTCGATGTACTCGTTCTCGGTGCATTTTGCGGAGGTGCGGGTGAATCCGCTCACCGGCGAAGTGCGCGTGAGCAAGTTGGTTTCCTGCGCTGACGCGGGCACTATCGTGAATCAGAAAACGGCGGGCAACCAGATGAAAGGTGGCGCCGTCGGCGGCATCGGCATGGCGCTGATGGAAGCGGCCGTGATGGACGACCGGTTCGGCCGCTACGTGACCAAGGACCTGGCCGACTACCACGTGCCGGTGCAGGCCGACTCTCCGGCTGTGGACGTACTCTTCGTGAACCAGCCCGACCCGCACGTAAACGCCCTGGGCACCAAGGGTATCGGCGAAATTGCCATCATCGGGGTGGCTCCGGCCATTGCCAACGCTGTGTTCAACGCCACCGGCAAGCGCATCCGGGAGCTGCCCATAACGCCCGATAAGCTGATTTAA